One Methanocaldococcus infernus ME DNA segment encodes these proteins:
- a CDS encoding DNA polymerase sliding clamp, which produces MFKAKLESAKEFKKVVDTMATLLDEICLQVNEEGVRAAAMDPSHVALLSLNIPRIAFEDYQADEHEIGIELEAFKKIMNRAKAKDKLILELDEERNRLNVIFENQGKRKFSLSLLDLSGATTKVPELEYHNVITIKGDALKEALKDADLISDHVIMRASPYEFKIEAKGDLNDFTAEFSSEDDAIISIEGEEEVKSAFNLEYLLDMVKGVSKGDIVKLYLGNDMPLKMEYSLAGCELMFLLAPRIEE; this is translated from the coding sequence ATGTTCAAGGCAAAGTTAGAAAGTGCCAAGGAGTTTAAGAAAGTTGTAGATACTATGGCTACTCTGTTAGATGAGATCTGCTTACAGGTTAATGAGGAAGGAGTTAGAGCAGCAGCAATGGATCCCAGCCATGTAGCTCTCCTCTCATTAAACATCCCAAGGATAGCCTTTGAAGACTATCAAGCTGATGAGCATGAGATAGGGATAGAGTTAGAGGCATTCAAGAAGATCATGAATAGAGCCAAGGCTAAGGATAAGCTAATTTTAGAGCTTGATGAGGAGAGGAATAGGCTAAATGTAATCTTTGAAAACCAAGGGAAGAGGAAATTCTCCTTATCCCTATTAGATCTCTCTGGAGCCACTACAAAAGTGCCAGAGCTTGAGTATCATAATGTAATAACCATTAAAGGAGATGCCCTAAAAGAGGCTTTGAAAGATGCTGATCTCATCTCAGACCATGTTATCATGAGAGCCTCCCCATATGAGTTTAAGATAGAGGCTAAGGGAGACTTAAATGACTTCACAGCTGAGTTTTCCTCTGAAGATGATGCTATCATAAGCATAGAGGGAGAGGAAGAGGTTAAGAGTGCCTTTAACTTAGAATACTTGTTAGATATGGTTAAAGGAGTGAGTAAAGGGGATATAGTAAAGCTCTACCTTGGTAATGACATGCCTCTAAAGATGGAGTATAGCTTAGCTGGATGTGAATTGATGTTCCTATTAGCACCAAGAATAGAGGAATAA
- the dnaG gene encoding DNA primase DnaG, translating to MDLGTAKYIIHAELIADGYIEKNDIIGAIFGQTEGLLGDELDLRELQKSGRIGRIDVELTNINGKSIAKISIPSSLDRVETSLIAAALETVDKVGPCNAKIKIIDIEDIRKRKRKYIVERAKEILSEMMEDIDINAIIEEIRNSVRAKEIVEYGEDKLPAGPNVDKDEEIIIVEGKADVLNLLKYGIKNAIAVNGSSVPKTIIDLCKKKIVTVFTDGDRGGELILKELLQTCDIDYVARAPNGREVEELTKKEIIKCLRNRIPSYHYIIKEEVKEPKKINKFSNYYEKYLKLNEGELLVIGDEEKLMKLEEYLKEPCEAEALIVKGDITQSLVDASYDKVKFIFGKSIKVAKKPLNLSLIPFGGLDEQR from the coding sequence ATGGATTTAGGGACAGCTAAGTATATTATTCATGCTGAACTTATAGCTGATGGCTATATTGAAAAGAATGATATCATTGGAGCAATATTTGGACAGACAGAAGGGTTATTAGGAGATGAGTTAGACTTAAGAGAATTACAAAAAAGTGGAAGGATTGGAAGGATAGATGTTGAGCTAACCAACATTAATGGGAAGTCAATAGCTAAAATATCTATTCCCTCAAGTTTAGATAGGGTTGAAACCTCTCTAATAGCTGCTGCCTTAGAAACAGTTGATAAGGTTGGACCATGTAATGCCAAAATAAAAATTATTGATATTGAAGACATAAGGAAGAGAAAGAGGAAGTATATAGTTGAGAGGGCTAAAGAGATCTTGTCTGAGATGATGGAAGATATTGACATAAATGCTATAATTGAGGAGATAAGGAATAGTGTCAGAGCTAAGGAAATTGTTGAGTATGGTGAGGACAAACTTCCAGCTGGTCCAAATGTTGATAAGGATGAGGAAATTATCATAGTTGAGGGAAAGGCTGATGTCTTAAACCTTCTTAAGTATGGAATAAAGAATGCTATAGCAGTTAATGGCTCTTCAGTGCCTAAAACTATTATAGATCTCTGTAAGAAGAAAATAGTTACAGTCTTTACAGATGGAGATAGAGGGGGAGAGCTTATATTAAAAGAGCTTTTACAAACCTGTGATATTGACTATGTAGCAAGGGCTCCAAATGGGAGGGAGGTTGAAGAGCTAACCAAGAAAGAGATAATAAAGTGCTTAAGAAATAGAATTCCTTCCTACCACTACATAATAAAGGAGGAAGTGAAAGAACCTAAAAAGATAAATAAGTTCTCTAACTATTATGAGAAGTACCTTAAGCTAAATGAGGGAGAACTCTTAGTTATTGGAGATGAAGAAAAGCTTATGAAGTTAGAAGAGTATTTAAAAGAGCCTTGTGAAGCTGAGGCTTTGATAGTTAAGGGAGATATAACACAGAGCTTAGTTGATGCAAGCTATGACAAGGTTAAATTTATTTTTGGAAAAAGTATTAAGGTGGCTAAAAAACCTTTAAACCTCTCTCTCATCCCTTTTGGTGGTTTAGATGAACAAAGATGA
- a CDS encoding UPF0058 family protein, giving the protein MNKDELIQLHQLLIYIRKYIQKKYNVSDEKFEEYDNLHIYPHHIHKTKIEHIYAIFILSSIISRILSEHEKVPKSISNLLMNCSLKISKEITRKRRMR; this is encoded by the coding sequence ATGAACAAAGATGAGCTGATACAATTACATCAGCTACTAATTTACATAAGAAAATACATTCAAAAAAAATATAATGTGAGTGATGAAAAATTTGAGGAATATGACAATTTACACATCTATCCACATCATATACACAAAACAAAGATAGAGCATATATATGCTATCTTTATTTTGTCCTCAATTATCTCAAGGATATTATCTGAGCATGAGAAAGTTCCTAAGAGTATATCCAACTTACTAATGAACTGTAGCCTAAAAATTAGCAAGGAGATAACAAGAAAGAGGAGGATGAGATGA
- the hisG gene encoding ATP phosphoribosyltransferase, whose product MILFALPNKGRISEPVMKILEKAGLKITAQGRSLFANTVDKDVKIMFARAKDIPEFVADGVADIGITGYDLVLERGVEDKVDFLLDFNFGFARLVLAAPENSEIKSLEDIKDGVRVATEFPNLTRKFFEKLGKRVEIIELSGATEIAPFIGVADIISDLTSTGTTLRLNKLREIAEIVRSTTRLIGNKESLKDERKRRKIEQLVLAIKSALFAETKKLIMMNAPKDKVEEIKKLIPGMCGPTVAKVLSNDEYVAIHAVVNEDDIYNLVPKLHELGARDILIVPIERIL is encoded by the coding sequence ATGATACTATTTGCCCTACCAAATAAAGGAAGAATCTCTGAGCCAGTAATGAAAATCTTGGAAAAGGCTGGGTTAAAGATAACGGCCCAAGGAAGAAGTTTGTTTGCCAACACTGTTGATAAGGATGTAAAAATTATGTTTGCCAGGGCTAAGGACATTCCTGAATTTGTAGCTGATGGTGTAGCTGATATAGGGATCACTGGCTATGACTTAGTCTTAGAGAGAGGAGTTGAAGATAAGGTAGATTTTCTATTAGACTTTAACTTTGGATTTGCAAGATTAGTTTTAGCTGCTCCAGAGAACTCTGAGATAAAGAGCTTAGAAGATATTAAAGATGGAGTTAGGGTAGCTACAGAGTTTCCAAACCTAACAAGGAAGTTTTTTGAGAAGCTTGGGAAGAGAGTTGAGATTATAGAGCTAAGTGGAGCCACTGAGATAGCTCCATTTATTGGAGTAGCTGATATAATATCAGATTTAACATCAACAGGAACAACTTTAAGGTTAAATAAGCTTAGAGAGATAGCTGAGATAGTTAGGAGTACAACAAGATTAATAGGGAACAAGGAGAGCTTAAAAGATGAAAGGAAAAGGAGGAAAATAGAGCAGTTAGTTTTAGCTATAAAAAGTGCTTTATTTGCTGAAACTAAGAAGTTAATAATGATGAATGCTCCAAAGGATAAGGTTGAGGAGATAAAGAAACTAATCCCTGGGATGTGTGGGCCTACTGTAGCTAAGGTTTTAAGTAATGATGAATATGTAGCTATCCATGCTGTGGTTAATGAAGATGACATCTATAACTTAGTGCCAAAACTTCATGAGTTGGGAGCAAGAGACATTTTAATTGTGCCAATTGAGAGAATTCTTTAA
- a CDS encoding DUF362 domain-containing protein codes for MNKVYFDYVDSYDKLNNKILDLIFKDIDDKELIVVKPNILRPSKPESGVVTHYKFVDWVLKYLKKEFSGKIVVGESSGFSTNKAFEVSKIKDVCLKNDVEFLNFEKDEHELYNIEGYKIALPKTVLESDLIVNLPKLKTHVLMKYTGGVKNLYGCVPGGLKPKLHGAFPKEEEFARLLIELYKIIAKDREIISIMDGIVGMEGNGPSNGRVKKANIVIASDNPVALDKFASYYIGYKPEEILTNNLIDIKYKLYHLDREIDLKDVRRVKFKKPDTIFLNKVLPSFIVRLIFKFFTLKPEIDKRRCVKCGICEKICPVKAIKDLKVDKKKCISCYCCHELCKYNAIKLKRGIF; via the coding sequence ATGAATAAGGTTTATTTTGACTATGTTGATAGCTATGATAAACTAAACAATAAAATTTTAGACTTAATTTTTAAAGATATTGATGACAAGGAGTTAATTGTTGTCAAGCCAAATATTTTAAGGCCAAGTAAGCCAGAGAGTGGGGTAGTTACTCACTACAAATTTGTAGATTGGGTTCTAAAATATTTGAAAAAGGAATTCTCTGGGAAAATAGTAGTTGGAGAATCTTCTGGCTTCTCAACCAATAAGGCTTTTGAAGTCTCAAAAATAAAAGATGTCTGCTTAAAAAATGATGTTGAATTTCTAAACTTTGAAAAGGATGAGCATGAGCTTTACAATATAGAGGGTTATAAAATAGCTCTACCAAAGACTGTTTTAGAGAGTGATCTAATTGTCAATTTGCCAAAGCTTAAAACTCATGTCTTAATGAAATATACTGGGGGAGTTAAAAACCTATATGGCTGTGTCCCTGGAGGTTTGAAGCCTAAGCTACATGGAGCCTTTCCAAAAGAGGAGGAGTTTGCAAGGCTGTTAATTGAACTTTATAAAATTATAGCTAAGGATAGGGAAATAATTAGTATTATGGATGGCATTGTTGGAATGGAAGGAAATGGCCCATCTAATGGTAGGGTTAAGAAGGCTAATATAGTTATAGCCTCAGACAATCCAGTGGCATTGGATAAGTTTGCCTCTTACTATATAGGTTATAAACCAGAGGAAATTTTAACTAATAATTTAATTGATATAAAATATAAGTTGTATCACTTAGATAGAGAGATTGATCTTAAAGATGTGAGAAGGGTTAAGTTCAAAAAGCCAGACACCATATTTTTAAATAAAGTTCTTCCATCTTTTATAGTTAGGCTAATCTTTAAATTCTTCACATTAAAGCCAGAGATTGATAAAAGAAGATGTGTTAAGTGTGGAATCTGTGAAAAAATTTGTCCAGTTAAGGCTATAAAAGATTTAAAAGTGGATAAGAAGAAGTGCATCTCTTGCTATTGCTGTCATGAGCTGTGTAAGTACAATGCAATAAAACTTAAGAGAGGGATATTTTGA
- a CDS encoding methanogenesis marker 6 protein codes for MKKTKVIVLADNAKTSPSRLLRYIASLKIPGIIAKETCFGGYIEGEAELVDELAKKIREFERNRIFCRDRGYPIWDKRRCRAFRGGGPREGFHQLEAEQKVLDKIGLALDKIDKYGVMPMDEVLKKEEKLLKKEKPLSVEKFKEIVERALKNV; via the coding sequence TTGAAAAAAACCAAGGTTATAGTGCTTGCAGATAATGCTAAAACCTCTCCAAGTAGATTATTAAGATATATAGCTTCTTTAAAAATTCCTGGGATTATAGCAAAAGAAACCTGCTTTGGTGGCTATATAGAGGGGGAAGCTGAGTTAGTGGATGAGTTGGCTAAGAAAATTAGAGAGTTTGAGAGAAATAGAATATTCTGCAGAGATAGGGGTTATCCAATCTGGGATAAAAGAAGATGTAGAGCCTTCAGAGGAGGGGGACCAAGAGAAGGGTTCCATCAACTGGAAGCTGAGCAGAAGGTTTTAGATAAGATAGGCTTAGCTTTGGATAAGATTGATAAATATGGAGTTATGCCAATGGATGAAGTTTTAAAAAAGGAGGAGAAGTTATTAAAGAAGGAAAAACCTTTAAGTGTTGAGAAGTTTAAGGAAATTGTGGAGAGGGCATTAAAGAATGTATAA
- the hjc gene encoding Holliday junction resolvase Hjc, with amino-acid sequence MYKRGYRFEIKLKEMLEREGYLVIRSAGSKGVDLIAGKGSRLMIFECKATKKEMLYIDKEDVFKLLEYSRAFKAVPYIAVKFGKDILFFSPYNIEEKGKSFLVRVEEGLKFEDIVR; translated from the coding sequence ATGTATAAGAGAGGATATAGGTTTGAGATAAAGCTTAAGGAAATGTTGGAAAGGGAGGGATATTTAGTTATAAGGAGTGCTGGAAGTAAGGGAGTTGATCTAATAGCTGGGAAGGGAAGTAGGTTAATGATCTTTGAATGTAAGGCTACAAAGAAAGAAATGCTCTACATTGATAAAGAAGATGTCTTTAAGTTGTTGGAATACTCAAGAGCCTTTAAAGCTGTTCCTTACATAGCTGTGAAATTTGGTAAAGATATTTTATTTTTTAGCCCATACAATATAGAGGAGAAGGGAAAAAGCTTTTTAGTTAGAGTTGAGGAAGGCTTAAAATTTGAGGATATTGTGAGATGA
- a CDS encoding EMC6-like membrane protein encodes MDVEGKCCLIHTIGGLIFGYFANYVYTLGLGFFSGLATLIFIFIGSVIFGHISARILGENSIDQKQWFGCGVLPFFLVAILVWILKYNGVI; translated from the coding sequence ATGGATGTTGAAGGAAAGTGCTGTCTAATTCATACTATTGGAGGGCTAATATTTGGATACTTTGCCAACTATGTCTATACTTTGGGCTTAGGTTTCTTCAGTGGCTTGGCAACACTAATATTTATCTTTATTGGCTCAGTAATCTTTGGCCACATATCAGCAAGAATCTTAGGGGAGAATAGCATAGATCAAAAGCAATGGTTTGGCTGTGGAGTTTTACCATTTTTCTTAGTGGCTATATTAGTTTGGATATTAAAATATAATGGTGTTATTTAG
- the flaK gene encoding preflagellin peptidase FlaK, which yields MINYIIGLLCLILGSIQDIKKREVEDYIWLAMVGFGFLYHLFLTLKFGNISFLILFFESLFISFILGYFMFLLGSGGADGKALIGIGALVPSMKMPIYSSIFKVLSLLNFPTFPILVFINSLFLIIFYPIVIFLRNLRRGKPRNLKELLLMFVAEKMRYEEIKKEKRIILGKDEEVEIFKHGEEALNYNGYKDDDLLWASPAIPFIFIILLSYILTPYMGDIIIAKLLEFLGI from the coding sequence GTGATCAACTACATCATTGGCCTTCTCTGTCTAATTTTAGGGAGTATTCAAGATATAAAAAAGAGGGAGGTTGAAGATTATATTTGGTTAGCTATGGTTGGCTTTGGCTTTCTCTACCATCTATTTTTAACCTTAAAATTTGGTAATATCTCTTTTTTAATTCTCTTTTTTGAGTCTCTCTTTATCTCTTTTATTTTAGGCTATTTTATGTTCCTCTTAGGCTCAGGTGGAGCTGATGGAAAGGCTTTAATTGGGATAGGAGCATTAGTTCCAAGTATGAAAATGCCTATCTATTCCTCTATTTTTAAAGTTTTAAGCTTACTTAACTTCCCAACCTTTCCAATTCTTGTTTTTATTAACTCTCTCTTCTTAATTATTTTTTATCCAATAGTTATATTTTTAAGGAATTTGAGGAGAGGAAAACCAAGAAACTTAAAAGAGTTATTATTAATGTTTGTTGCTGAAAAAATGAGATATGAAGAGATAAAAAAAGAGAAGAGAATTATTTTAGGGAAAGATGAAGAAGTTGAGATTTTTAAGCATGGAGAAGAGGCTTTAAACTATAATGGATATAAAGATGATGATCTACTATGGGCATCTCCAGCAATTCCTTTTATATTTATTATTTTACTTTCTTATATTCTAACCCCTTATATGGGTGACATAATTATAGCTAAGCTACTGGAGTTTTTAGGAATTTAG
- a CDS encoding polyprenyl synthetase family protein encodes MFKFRKEILEEIDKELKKYLDKDNNLYKAAKHLTFAGGKRIRPYLSILTYNLKKDNINEILPAAVSVELIHNYTLIHDDIMDNDELRRGKPTVHIAYGEEMAILAGDLLYAKAFEAIGNIKDEKKAYKVLKVLSKACVDVCEGQAMDMEFESYWPTLEEYLEMIKKKTGALLEASAEIGGIMAEFNEEEMKAIKSYAEKIGLTFQIQDDILDIIGDEKKIGKPVGSDIREGKKTIIIIHAINTLNEEEKEKLLSILGNVKSEEDIREAIKILEPSINYAKELLNKLTEEAIKSLEIFDKYRRKELEELAKFIANRIY; translated from the coding sequence ATGTTTAAGTTCAGAAAAGAGATTCTTGAGGAGATTGATAAAGAGCTAAAAAAGTACTTAGATAAAGATAACAACCTATATAAAGCTGCTAAACACCTAACCTTTGCTGGAGGAAAGAGGATTAGGCCCTATCTTTCAATACTAACCTACAACCTAAAAAAAGACAATATAAATGAGATCTTGCCAGCAGCTGTTAGTGTTGAACTAATCCATAACTATACTTTAATTCATGATGACATTATGGACAATGATGAGTTAAGAAGAGGAAAGCCAACAGTTCATATAGCCTATGGGGAAGAGATGGCTATCTTAGCTGGAGATTTACTATATGCTAAGGCATTTGAAGCCATTGGAAATATAAAGGATGAGAAAAAAGCATATAAAGTTTTAAAAGTCCTCTCTAAGGCTTGTGTAGATGTCTGTGAAGGGCAAGCTATGGATATGGAGTTTGAGAGCTATTGGCCCACATTGGAAGAATACTTAGAGATGATAAAAAAGAAAACAGGAGCTTTATTAGAGGCTTCAGCTGAGATTGGAGGGATAATGGCTGAGTTTAATGAGGAGGAGATGAAAGCTATAAAGAGCTATGCTGAAAAGATAGGCTTAACTTTCCAAATACAGGATGATATCTTAGACATCATTGGGGATGAGAAGAAGATAGGGAAGCCTGTAGGAAGTGACATTAGAGAGGGAAAAAAGACAATAATTATAATTCATGCTATAAATACACTAAATGAGGAAGAGAAAGAGAAGTTATTAAGTATCTTAGGGAATGTGAAAAGTGAAGAAGATATTAGAGAAGCTATTAAGATATTAGAACCATCTATAAACTATGCTAAAGAGCTATTAAATAAATTGACTGAAGAAGCTATAAAGAGCTTAGAAATATTTGATAAATATAGAAGGAAAGAGTTGGAAGAGTTGGCTAAATTTATAGCCAATAGAATCTACTAA
- a CDS encoding DUF2118 family protein — MRIPKLYVEGEEGEEKVVIEKDGKIIRFLDKGESYEGEGKVLGKVIYDDFPNYILMGEATRDMLIVYEVGGLKKIMYLKKGTKLLEVPAEGYKVYPIVDHGCRILEGHRLAALQSRKGDIRFVNTPVNGIVVFLREVPCKRENYVFYILPDEEIKFE, encoded by the coding sequence TTGAGAATTCCTAAGCTTTATGTTGAAGGTGAAGAGGGAGAAGAAAAGGTGGTTATAGAGAAGGATGGAAAAATAATAAGATTTTTAGACAAGGGAGAGAGTTATGAAGGAGAAGGAAAGGTTTTAGGGAAGGTTATTTATGATGACTTCCCTAACTATATCCTAATGGGAGAGGCTACAAGAGATATGTTAATAGTCTATGAAGTGGGAGGATTAAAAAAGATCATGTATTTAAAGAAGGGAACCAAGCTTTTAGAGGTTCCAGCTGAAGGTTATAAGGTTTATCCTATAGTTGACCATGGCTGTAGAATCCTTGAAGGGCATAGATTAGCAGCCCTCCAGAGTAGAAAAGGAGATATAAGGTTTGTAAATACTCCAGTTAATGGGATAGTTGTATTCTTAAGGGAAGTTCCTTGTAAAAGAGAAAATTATGTCTTCTACATCTTACCAGATGAAGAGATAAAATTTGAGTAA
- the nikR gene encoding nickel-responsive transcriptional regulator NikR, which translates to MAENDRSMERISISIPAKLLKEFDEVISEKGYASRSEAIRDAIRDYITKYKWLQSMEGERAGSVSVIYDHNSPDVMGKVIDIQHEFSDIIVATLHIHLDKDHCLETILVKGDAKKIREMANKLSATKGVKLVRVSVMSPGGNVPE; encoded by the coding sequence ATGGCTGAGAATGATAGAAGTATGGAAAGAATTTCTATAAGTATTCCTGCTAAGTTATTAAAAGAATTTGATGAAGTTATTTCAGAAAAGGGTTATGCAAGTAGAAGTGAAGCTATAAGGGATGCTATAAGAGACTATATTACTAAATATAAGTGGCTTCAGAGTATGGAAGGAGAGAGGGCTGGGAGTGTTAGTGTCATCTATGACCATAATTCTCCTGATGTGATGGGAAAGGTTATAGATATTCAACATGAATTTTCAGATATTATTGTTGCTACCCTTCACATACACTTAGATAAAGACCACTGCTTAGAAACCATCTTAGTTAAAGGAGATGCTAAAAAAATTAGAGAGATGGCAAATAAGTTAAGTGCCACTAAGGGAGTTAAGTTAGTAAGAGTTAGTGTTATGTCTCCTGGAGGGAATGTTCCTGAATAA
- a CDS encoding CARDB domain-containing protein: protein MRGQLSLEFVILMLLAILGGAIVTTQLVQPAKDLNLSSEPAKKDIIGVFLGPGSLTSNSGTGQENGSIINEQQENNNSDNTNNETNQNSTEQNNGEQEDNITKLPDLTVSISAYYENGSLCCHGKHRVRNRGENQQLQNRFRHGKIKVGDKIIIKIKVSNIGSADVNKTFWVRIYEGTSNRTIATFPINGSKVNETVAFNFTVNVTKDGLKCGKCYCHRYRYRYGYGDGYRNCYGNGCSISMLGNEYSIIAYVDYNNIVKESNESNNIDYVILKYVNTTNNNDSNDDNNSEIIPGNSSYLSISVGKYSFISLKKDIIPNGTYKSGNINIVVNKNNIGKYNANGTIWGDIKTDDGDKNNKAELYFGNLYYIKNVYFSYIHPYSHTEFIGNIIHNVSINNNIDNNAEVLFDSTNIDELKISNLNSENSKVDIINSEVKNIQIECIDSTAKLLINNSNIGNINIKNINNQNSELIISKSNVYNCININNLDSKITIKDGSTIDTLIINESIKGKLILSNNSKIKCLEIYGNLDGKVIINRSLITLLYIKGNVNSNARIEIIDNSNIYNLIINKYDGGAKIIIEDNSDVNITNSVAEKIINSSNP from the coding sequence ATGAGAGGACAGCTATCTTTAGAATTTGTAATTTTAATGTTATTGGCTATCTTAGGAGGAGCTATTGTAACTACTCAACTTGTACAGCCAGCTAAAGATTTAAATTTATCCTCTGAACCAGCTAAAAAAGATATTATAGGAGTATTTTTAGGTCCAGGTTCTTTAACATCAAATTCTGGAACTGGACAGGAAAATGGTAGTATAATAAATGAGCAGCAAGAAAATAATAATAGTGACAATACAAATAACGAGACTAATCAAAACTCAACTGAACAGAATAATGGAGAACAAGAGGATAATATCACTAAACTACCAGATCTAACTGTAAGTATTTCTGCATATTATGAAAACGGCTCTTTATGCTGTCATGGAAAACATAGAGTTAGAAATAGGGGTGAGAATCAACAACTACAGAATAGATTTAGACATGGAAAAATTAAAGTTGGAGATAAAATTATTATTAAAATAAAAGTATCAAATATCGGTTCAGCTGACGTTAATAAGACATTTTGGGTTAGAATTTATGAAGGAACAAGTAATAGAACAATTGCAACATTTCCTATTAATGGATCAAAAGTAAATGAAACTGTAGCATTTAACTTTACAGTAAATGTAACAAAAGACGGATTAAAATGTGGTAAGTGTTACTGTCATAGATATAGATATAGATATGGATATGGAGATGGATATAGAAATTGTTATGGAAATGGGTGTAGTATAAGCATGTTAGGAAATGAATATAGTATAATAGCATATGTTGATTACAACAATATAGTCAAAGAAAGCAACGAATCTAATAACATTGATTATGTAATTTTAAAATATGTTAATACTACTAACAATAACGATTCTAATGATGACAACAATTCTGAAATAATACCAGGAAACTCGTCATATTTAAGTATTAGTGTTGGTAAGTATTCATTTATCTCCTTAAAAAAAGATATAATACCTAATGGAACATACAAATCTGGTAATATTAACATTGTGGTGAATAAAAACAATATCGGTAAGTATAATGCAAACGGAACGATCTGGGGAGATATAAAAACTGATGATGGTGATAAAAATAACAAAGCAGAATTATACTTTGGTAATTTATACTATATAAAAAATGTGTATTTTAGTTATATACACCCCTATAGTCATACAGAATTTATAGGAAATATTATCCATAATGTGTCAATTAATAATAACATAGATAACAATGCAGAAGTTTTATTTGACAGCACTAATATAGACGAACTAAAGATAAGCAATCTTAATAGTGAAAACTCAAAAGTAGACATCATTAATTCGGAAGTTAAAAATATACAAATTGAATGTATAGATAGTACTGCTAAATTGTTAATTAATAATTCTAATATAGGTAATATAAACATTAAAAATATTAATAACCAAAATTCAGAACTTATCATATCTAAATCAAATGTCTATAACTGTATAAATATTAACAATTTAGATTCAAAGATAACTATTAAAGATGGATCTACTATTGACACACTAATTATTAATGAGAGTATTAAAGGAAAGCTTATATTAAGTAATAATTCAAAAATTAAATGTTTAGAAATTTATGGAAATTTAGATGGGAAGGTAATAATTAATAGAAGTCTCATAACACTATTGTACATTAAAGGTAATGTAAATAGCAATGCAAGGATTGAAATAATTGACAATTCAAATATTTACAACTTAATAATTAACAAATATGATGGTGGAGCAAAAATTATAATAGAAGACAATTCAGATGTTAATATAACCAATTCAGTAGCTGAAAAAATAATAAACAGTAGTAACCCATAA